A region from the Marinobacter sp. SS13-12 genome encodes:
- the motD gene encoding flagellar motor protein MotD: protein MRRRRRQDDDLHNKERWLISYADFITLLFAFFVVMYSVSSVNEGKYKVLSETLTGVFNAPQRSFQPIEVGDQPRRSTPQAAEDVIDPPVTEAPQNPSMSEQGRTEALRAMADQLALEFDELINQGVVTLETSDDWLELSLRNSLLFGSGDAEPHYDAFEMVEKIAGVLRNRDNAIRVEGFTDNLPIRTNAFPSNWELSAARAAAIVRMLSMEGVESERLAAVGYGEYQPVARNDTEEGRRRNRRVVLLVSRDASIRGAMR from the coding sequence GTGAGACGTCGCAGGCGCCAGGACGATGATCTTCACAACAAGGAACGTTGGCTGATTTCCTACGCCGACTTCATTACCCTGCTGTTCGCATTCTTCGTGGTGATGTATTCCGTGTCCTCGGTGAACGAGGGCAAGTACAAGGTACTGTCGGAAACCCTGACCGGTGTCTTCAACGCGCCCCAGCGCTCCTTCCAGCCCATTGAAGTGGGTGACCAGCCACGCCGCTCAACGCCTCAGGCGGCCGAAGATGTGATTGATCCCCCGGTCACTGAAGCCCCGCAGAATCCCTCGATGAGCGAGCAGGGGCGTACCGAGGCACTTCGTGCCATGGCCGACCAGCTTGCCCTGGAATTTGATGAGCTGATAAACCAGGGCGTGGTGACGCTCGAAACCAGTGATGATTGGCTGGAACTGAGCTTACGTAACAGTCTGCTGTTTGGCAGCGGTGATGCAGAACCCCATTACGACGCTTTTGAGATGGTGGAAAAAATTGCCGGCGTGCTGCGAAACCGCGACAACGCCATCCGGGTGGAAGGCTTTACCGACAATCTCCCGATACGAACCAATGCCTTCCCTTCAAACTGGGAGCTTTCGGCTGCCAGGGCAGCTGCCATCGTACGCATGCTGTCGATGGAGGGGGTGGAATCCGAACGGCTGGCGGCCGTGGGCTACGGTGAATATCAGCCCGTGGCCCGCAACGACACCGAAGAGGGAAGGCGGCGCAATCGCCGCGTGGTATTGCTGGTTTCCCGGGACGCCAGTATCCGCGGTGCCATGCGATAA
- a CDS encoding ParA family protein has protein sequence MRIWAVANQKGGVGKTTSVVALGGLLAESGKRVLVVDLDPHGSLTSWFGYDPDTIAHSVFDLFQHQGKVPDGLPAQLITDTSCPGLSLLPASTALATLERRMVGVEGMGLIISRALAQLWDDFDYVLLDNTPSLGVLMVNALASAQHLIIPVQTEFLAIKGLERMLHTLTMIMRSQKNQLSYTIVPTLFDRRTQASVKSLNQLRKAYADSLWRFAIPVDTKFRDASQAGITPSSLDKETHGVRAYVRLLNDLQEMTGSVAERRHA, from the coding sequence GTGCGAATCTGGGCGGTAGCCAATCAAAAGGGCGGTGTGGGTAAAACCACATCTGTTGTGGCGTTGGGTGGTCTGCTGGCAGAAAGCGGTAAACGCGTGCTGGTCGTGGACCTGGATCCCCACGGGTCGCTGACCAGTTGGTTCGGGTATGATCCGGACACCATCGCTCACAGCGTTTTCGACCTGTTCCAGCACCAGGGCAAGGTGCCTGATGGCTTGCCTGCCCAGTTGATTACAGACACCAGTTGTCCGGGGCTCTCCCTGCTGCCGGCCAGTACAGCGCTTGCAACCCTTGAGCGGCGGATGGTCGGTGTTGAGGGAATGGGATTGATCATATCCCGGGCCCTGGCCCAGCTGTGGGACGATTTCGATTATGTCCTGCTGGATAATACACCCTCGCTGGGCGTACTGATGGTCAATGCCCTTGCCTCTGCACAGCACCTGATCATCCCGGTACAGACCGAGTTTCTCGCCATCAAGGGCCTGGAGCGCATGCTGCACACACTCACCATGATCATGCGCTCCCAGAAGAACCAGCTTTCCTACACCATTGTGCCAACCCTGTTTGACCGGCGCACCCAGGCGTCGGTAAAAAGCCTTAACCAGCTCAGGAAAGCCTATGCCGATTCGCTCTGGCGGTTTGCCATTCCTGTGGATACCAAATTCCGGGATGCCAGCCAGGCGGGCATAACGCCATCATCACTGGACAAGGAGACCCACGGTGTCAGGGCCTATGTTCGGCTGTTAAACGATCTGCAGGAGATGACCGGTTCAGTGGCGGAGCGCCGGCATGCCTGA
- a CDS encoding chemotaxis protein CheW gives MPDKKLTQVADPTSAIASYLDELLHTATDTAWQDEPIPEPPKPVVRERARVAPRPAPVMARPAPEVEIEKPEPVVPAVVKTPDVESPELKTEKAADIPSPPAAAPPGRPEWSDKPFECLIFSVAGLQLAVPLILLGAIHRIEEPVKPIPGSPRWYMGMRPDRDHNLRVVDTAEWIMAGRAPANARDNYRFVIRLDSSEWGLACDDVAQSFTLKPDEVRWRTARSKRPWLAGTVIDHMCALIDVKTMADLLVRAEREQHLDLS, from the coding sequence ATGCCTGACAAGAAATTGACGCAGGTGGCGGACCCGACGTCGGCCATTGCCAGCTACCTGGATGAATTGCTGCATACGGCAACGGATACCGCCTGGCAGGATGAACCGATACCGGAGCCGCCGAAACCGGTTGTTCGTGAGCGTGCCCGTGTGGCGCCGCGGCCAGCACCGGTTATGGCCAGGCCGGCCCCGGAAGTGGAGATTGAAAAACCGGAGCCTGTGGTACCGGCGGTGGTTAAGACGCCTGACGTTGAAAGCCCTGAGCTGAAAACTGAAAAGGCCGCCGACATTCCGTCACCACCGGCAGCGGCCCCACCTGGCCGGCCAGAGTGGTCCGACAAGCCTTTCGAGTGCCTTATTTTTTCGGTCGCAGGCCTGCAACTGGCGGTACCTCTGATCCTGCTGGGGGCCATTCACCGCATCGAGGAGCCGGTGAAGCCGATTCCCGGAAGCCCGCGTTGGTATATGGGCATGCGACCGGACCGGGACCACAACCTCCGGGTGGTGGATACGGCAGAGTGGATTATGGCAGGCCGGGCGCCGGCCAATGCCAGGGACAACTACCGGTTTGTGATCCGGCTGGATAGCAGCGAGTGGGGGCTGGCCTGCGATGACGTGGCCCAGTCCTTTACCCTGAAACCGGACGAAGTGCGCTGGCGAACGGCCCGCAGCAAGCGGCCCTGGCTGGCCGGAACGGTCATTGACCACATGTGCGCATTGATTGACGTGAAAACCATGGCGGACTTACTGGTCCGGGCCGAGCGTGAACAACACCTCGATCTGAGCTAG
- a CDS encoding chemotaxis protein CheW, whose amino-acid sequence MASPSGQKNQAQDDQVLQYVTFRLDDETYGIDVMQIQEVLRYTEIAPVPGAPDYVLGIINLRGNVVTVIDTRRRFGLADAEVTDATRIVVMESSNQVMGILVDSVAEVVYLKASEIETAPNVGNEESAKFIQGVCNKNGELIILVEFDKMLSENEWAEVSAL is encoded by the coding sequence ATGGCATCCCCGAGCGGACAGAAAAATCAGGCCCAGGACGATCAGGTACTGCAGTACGTTACCTTCAGGCTGGATGACGAAACCTATGGCATTGATGTCATGCAGATCCAGGAGGTGCTGCGGTACACCGAAATTGCGCCGGTTCCCGGTGCTCCGGATTATGTTCTGGGCATCATCAACCTGAGGGGCAACGTGGTCACCGTTATCGATACCCGCCGTCGCTTTGGTCTGGCGGATGCGGAAGTAACAGATGCAACACGCATTGTGGTAATGGAGTCGTCCAACCAGGTGATGGGCATCCTGGTGGATTCCGTGGCCGAGGTGGTGTACCTGAAAGCCAGTGAAATCGAAACGGCACCCAATGTGGGGAACGAGGAAAGCGCCAAGTTCATCCAGGGTGTGTGTAACAAGAACGGCGAGCTGATCATACTGGTCGAGTTCGACAAGATGTTATCAGAGAACGAATGGGCTGAAGTCTCGGCTCTGTAA
- a CDS encoding DUF2802 domain-containing protein, translated as MFADISSLAPWLLTAVAMGLLFVQGLLSRRENHKLREQLKERCETLGRELHATASGSMGVGQRVVTCERQIHELRGMLDEMRQNDPLRISYDEASRLVDLGADIDDLMNTCGISRPEAELVSALRKRQAA; from the coding sequence ATGTTTGCAGATATTTCTTCCCTGGCTCCGTGGCTTTTGACCGCCGTCGCAATGGGCCTGTTGTTTGTTCAGGGCCTGTTGTCCCGCCGCGAAAACCACAAACTCCGGGAACAACTCAAAGAACGCTGCGAAACCCTGGGCCGGGAGCTTCACGCAACCGCCAGTGGCAGTATGGGCGTGGGGCAGCGGGTAGTCACCTGTGAGCGCCAGATTCATGAGCTGCGGGGCATGCTCGACGAAATGCGCCAGAATGACCCCCTCAGAATATCCTACGATGAAGCCTCAAGGCTGGTTGATCTCGGGGCCGATATCGACGATCTTATGAACACGTGCGGAATTTCCCGTCCCGAGGCCGAGCTGGTGTCAGCACTCAGAAAACGTCAGGCGGCCTGA
- a CDS encoding ATPase, T2SS/T4P/T4SS family, giving the protein MKRVYARALEALRSVSRHDFVSGSDLAPSITGHSIPREETISHILSLVPEIEPDQVVMHVGGGSGYLTAVLSELAHRVIYLEKNPVVAEAARERFFRLGMHNVDVLVASVEEAPEPDQSCDLVLCTTFITERNALVSLLREGGHLVCLEGRAGPVPSLAMFVKRDDRLERVRTLGWVDFNRNVEQILIDQGIIDDKVLAEAKVEAAKQNSPLLDVLRRKLNLEEIDLYRSLARQRGMTFTDADELLPDLHPALFRRFSRTFLDLSRLIPVAQDDGKITVVTDDPDARTDQLERLTPSQVIDCLLVTPTDFRRIWSALDLTAKGLGFVADHGDGVGEKPAAAGSKDQLLGSDRGSRHVSPYLVSVYEAILLDAVSGKASDIHIEQYGDRIRIRLRVDGDLHDLPQYQLSPREIKGVINVIKLRAELNIAEHRLPQGGRSRLQLGDMAYDLRIQTQPSLHGEHAIIRLLPQTGRAMTISELGMSALVGARYQRLLDNPAGLVLVVGPTGSGKSTTLYAGLQTLADDGRRKVITVEDPIEYSIDNVQQTRVRTEIGFGFSDAMRAFVREDPDVILVGEIRDQETALEAIRASQTGHVVLSTLHCNDAVDSLQRLYDLGVHPNSIAGELLAVIAQRLAKRICKHCRKPAEPDAVIMAEVFPDGPPADFRCFEGAGCDSCNGRGTQGRVAIIEYMEVDADIRNAISSQPPIGELRWRALDAGLITMRDSALDHVIEGIIPLSELPRILPRERMAPEVRGGRRSQQ; this is encoded by the coding sequence ATGAAGAGAGTCTACGCCAGGGCCCTTGAGGCCCTCAGGTCGGTATCCCGCCATGATTTTGTTTCCGGTTCCGATCTGGCCCCCTCGATAACCGGCCATTCCATCCCCCGCGAAGAAACCATCAGCCATATCCTGTCTCTGGTTCCGGAAATAGAGCCGGACCAGGTGGTGATGCATGTGGGTGGTGGCTCCGGCTACCTTACGGCAGTGCTTTCGGAGTTGGCCCACCGGGTAATCTATCTGGAAAAAAACCCGGTGGTAGCGGAAGCCGCGCGGGAGCGGTTTTTCCGCCTGGGCATGCACAATGTGGATGTTCTTGTTGCCAGTGTTGAGGAAGCGCCGGAGCCTGATCAATCGTGCGATCTTGTCCTGTGCACAACGTTTATCACAGAACGGAATGCTTTGGTTTCCTTACTGCGGGAAGGTGGGCATCTGGTCTGTCTTGAAGGGCGCGCGGGTCCGGTTCCGAGTCTGGCCATGTTCGTGAAACGGGATGACCGGCTGGAGCGGGTCCGCACACTTGGCTGGGTCGACTTTAACCGCAACGTGGAACAGATCCTGATAGACCAGGGGATCATTGACGACAAAGTTCTGGCAGAGGCAAAAGTCGAGGCTGCGAAGCAGAATAGCCCCTTGCTCGATGTCCTTCGACGCAAGCTGAATCTTGAAGAAATTGATCTCTATCGGTCCCTCGCCCGACAGCGGGGCATGACTTTTACCGATGCGGATGAGCTGCTCCCGGATCTTCATCCGGCACTGTTCAGGCGATTTTCCCGGACGTTCCTGGATCTGTCACGCCTGATTCCGGTTGCCCAGGACGACGGCAAAATCACCGTTGTGACCGATGATCCGGATGCGCGTACTGATCAGTTGGAACGCCTGACCCCCAGCCAGGTTATTGACTGCCTTCTGGTAACGCCGACTGATTTTCGCCGGATCTGGTCAGCGCTGGATCTGACGGCAAAGGGCCTTGGTTTTGTGGCCGATCACGGCGACGGTGTGGGTGAAAAACCGGCTGCGGCTGGAAGCAAAGACCAGCTGCTGGGTAGCGATCGGGGGAGCAGGCATGTCAGTCCGTACCTGGTGTCCGTCTACGAAGCTATCCTGTTGGATGCCGTGAGTGGAAAAGCCAGCGATATTCACATTGAACAGTATGGAGACCGGATCCGCATCCGCCTCAGGGTAGATGGCGACCTCCACGATTTACCCCAATACCAGTTGTCACCCCGCGAGATCAAAGGGGTTATAAACGTTATCAAGCTCCGGGCGGAACTGAACATTGCCGAGCACCGGTTGCCCCAGGGCGGCCGTTCCCGATTGCAGCTGGGCGATATGGCCTATGATCTGCGAATCCAGACTCAGCCATCGCTTCATGGTGAGCATGCCATTATCCGGTTATTGCCCCAGACCGGGCGCGCCATGACCATTTCAGAGCTCGGGATGTCTGCGCTGGTTGGCGCCCGTTACCAGCGTTTGCTGGACAACCCGGCAGGCCTGGTACTGGTAGTTGGCCCTACTGGTTCAGGAAAATCGACCACCCTCTACGCGGGCCTGCAGACCCTGGCTGACGACGGGCGCCGGAAGGTCATTACGGTAGAGGATCCGATCGAATACTCGATCGACAATGTTCAGCAGACCCGGGTGCGCACTGAAATCGGTTTTGGCTTTTCCGATGCCATGAGAGCCTTTGTCCGGGAAGATCCGGACGTCATTCTTGTGGGCGAAATTCGCGACCAGGAAACGGCGCTGGAGGCGATTCGTGCGTCACAGACCGGGCACGTGGTGCTTTCGACACTGCATTGTAACGACGCGGTCGATTCACTTCAGCGGCTTTACGACCTGGGCGTTCACCCCAATTCCATTGCCGGTGAGCTGTTGGCAGTCATCGCCCAGCGCCTGGCCAAGCGAATCTGTAAGCATTGCCGCAAGCCCGCCGAGCCGGATGCGGTGATAATGGCCGAGGTGTTTCCGGACGGTCCGCCGGCGGACTTCCGGTGTTTCGAGGGAGCGGGCTGTGACAGCTGCAATGGCCGCGGCACCCAGGGCAGGGTGGCGATTATTGAGTATATGGAGGTCGATGCCGATATCCGTAATGCCATTTCCAGCCAGCCCCCGATCGGAGAGCTTCGCTGGCGAGCCCTGGATGCGGGGCTGATTACCATGCGAGACAGTGCTCTGGACCACGTTATTGAAGGCATTATCCCGCTGTCGGAACTGCCACGGATTCTTCCCAGGGAACGCATGGCGCCGGAAGTCCGTGGTGGCCGCAGGAGTCAGCAATGA
- a CDS encoding AAA family ATPase, giving the protein MSSNNQTSKSAQREPAEVVYSAELEKLKGMDHGPVPPGWHMSPRAVEKFVMGDETLGIERKFVADRATVVRIIISLCTSRGCLLVGEPGTAKSWLSELLSAAISGSSTLTLQGGAVNQVGQLLYSWNESVLHNEGPCLQALVPSPLLRGMMEGRMVRFEEIARCPQALQDALLSVLSDRVVVIPELAGAEGVVLAREGFNVIATSNSIDEGVHRMSAALKRRMDFEEIRPIQNLSDELGVVLREVRKANARAGIDVDLDESVVEVLVTMFHELRNGQTLDGRSTDRLAGSALSTAEAVSVAHAASLNAWYYGGGSMTVEQLMHHIIGSALKDQPEDRRRLRHYFETTVAPRRGDNWQQAWALRSLIR; this is encoded by the coding sequence ATGAGCAGCAATAATCAGACGTCGAAATCCGCCCAGCGTGAGCCTGCTGAGGTTGTCTATTCAGCAGAGCTGGAGAAGCTCAAGGGTATGGACCACGGTCCGGTGCCGCCCGGCTGGCACATGTCTCCCCGTGCCGTGGAAAAATTCGTGATGGGAGATGAGACGCTGGGGATTGAACGGAAATTCGTTGCTGACCGGGCTACGGTGGTCCGGATCATCATTTCATTGTGCACCAGCCGCGGATGCCTTCTGGTAGGCGAGCCCGGGACTGCCAAGTCGTGGTTGTCTGAACTGTTGTCGGCCGCGATATCGGGCAGCTCCACCCTCACTCTTCAGGGCGGCGCGGTCAACCAGGTCGGCCAGCTACTGTATAGCTGGAACGAATCTGTTCTGCATAACGAAGGGCCCTGCCTCCAGGCACTGGTGCCAAGCCCCTTGCTGAGGGGGATGATGGAAGGCCGTATGGTGCGTTTTGAGGAGATTGCCCGTTGTCCGCAGGCACTGCAGGATGCTCTGCTGTCTGTGTTGTCAGACCGGGTGGTCGTAATCCCGGAACTGGCCGGGGCGGAAGGTGTGGTGCTTGCCCGGGAAGGCTTTAATGTCATCGCGACCTCGAACAGCATCGATGAAGGTGTCCACCGCATGAGTGCTGCCTTGAAGCGACGGATGGACTTTGAGGAAATTCGCCCGATACAAAACCTGTCGGACGAATTGGGTGTGGTGCTGCGGGAAGTTCGTAAGGCCAATGCCCGGGCAGGCATCGACGTGGACCTTGATGAATCGGTGGTCGAGGTTCTGGTGACCATGTTTCACGAACTTCGCAACGGCCAGACGCTGGATGGTCGCAGTACCGACCGGCTGGCGGGTTCCGCCCTGTCCACGGCAGAGGCGGTTTCCGTGGCCCACGCGGCCAGCCTGAACGCCTGGTATTACGGCGGCGGCAGCATGACAGTGGAGCAACTGATGCACCACATTATTGGTTCAGCCCTCAAAGACCAGCCGGAAGACCGGCGCCGGCTGCGGCATTACTTCGAGACAACGGTGGCGCCGAGGCGAGGTGATAACTGGCAGCAGGCCTGGGCGCTCCGGTCACTGATCCGCTGA
- a CDS encoding EscU/YscU/HrcU family type III secretion system export apparatus switch protein yields the protein MTSETDHHSRAAVALNYDGDKAPTITATGTHELAEEIIRIAREHNVPLYENAELASILARLSLNEEIPDSLYRVIAEILAFAFHIRGLTPDDRKPGAPDASADQ from the coding sequence ATGACATCAGAGACCGATCACCACAGCAGAGCCGCCGTCGCACTTAATTACGATGGTGACAAAGCCCCGACAATCACGGCAACCGGCACCCACGAACTGGCAGAGGAAATTATCCGCATTGCCCGGGAGCATAACGTTCCACTGTATGAGAACGCAGAGCTGGCAAGTATCCTGGCGCGGCTTTCGCTGAATGAAGAGATCCCGGACTCACTGTACCGGGTGATTGCCGAAATTCTGGCGTTTGCCTTCCATATCCGGGGACTGACCCCCGATGACCGGAAACCGGGAGCACCGGATGCCTCAGCGGATCAGTGA
- a CDS encoding flagellar hook-length control protein FliK: MATPDAASARVLLDQLKLANREATLARVAEVINRQSSAGAQLLLDIRGQSLTVQAAIGDTSLEIGDWVKVMRAGNELQLMGKLAQAPEAGIARALAQRLPWQQSIDAGLTRLVNTLTQGLRQDPLPGQLPSSRPAQPLPEAARQAIEQVIARLPSGNNLAPGSGSQPTATQQVRQWIAESGLFAESRLAQAPASQIPDLKLALGRVITALLTQQGSTPEQFNRLTPIATPELMQAPLQFPQALAAPQARSDGEPPSVGQMLRLLAGMLNRITVNQLHSQVLTARGGGDTAAPASTLLLDLPWLTPQNEPRLAQLRIEQYLEDTESERKSPTRATAEWRLSLAMDLDEAGPLHFDVALRQQAVSARLWAEKQTTLRRVNQELPALRQCLADLGLEVTDLECRRGTPQSSVTRLEHRLVDTRA, encoded by the coding sequence GTGGCCACACCGGATGCGGCCTCCGCGCGGGTCCTTCTCGACCAGCTCAAGCTTGCCAACCGCGAAGCCACACTGGCACGGGTGGCGGAAGTGATCAACCGCCAGTCGTCCGCTGGCGCGCAGTTGTTGCTGGATATTCGCGGCCAGTCACTGACCGTTCAGGCCGCCATTGGTGATACCTCCCTGGAAATCGGTGATTGGGTCAAGGTCATGCGGGCAGGTAATGAATTGCAGTTGATGGGCAAGCTGGCGCAGGCACCGGAAGCCGGCATTGCCCGCGCCCTGGCCCAGCGCCTGCCCTGGCAACAGTCTATTGATGCCGGCCTGACCAGGCTTGTGAACACGCTGACACAGGGCCTCAGGCAAGATCCGCTCCCCGGCCAGCTGCCCTCGTCAAGGCCGGCACAACCGCTCCCGGAAGCTGCCCGGCAGGCGATTGAGCAAGTAATAGCCAGGCTTCCCTCCGGCAACAACCTGGCACCCGGCTCTGGCAGCCAGCCCACGGCAACGCAACAGGTCCGCCAGTGGATTGCTGAAAGCGGCCTGTTTGCGGAGTCACGCCTGGCCCAGGCTCCTGCCAGCCAGATCCCCGATCTCAAGCTGGCCCTTGGCCGGGTCATTACGGCCTTGCTGACACAACAGGGCAGCACGCCGGAACAGTTCAACCGGCTGACACCCATAGCAACCCCTGAGCTTATGCAGGCTCCGCTGCAATTCCCGCAGGCTCTGGCAGCCCCCCAGGCCCGCAGCGACGGCGAGCCCCCGAGTGTCGGGCAAATGCTCCGCCTGCTGGCGGGAATGCTTAACCGTATAACGGTCAACCAGTTACACAGCCAGGTATTAACGGCCAGAGGCGGTGGCGACACGGCAGCGCCAGCCTCTACCCTGCTGCTGGACCTGCCATGGCTGACACCGCAGAACGAACCCAGACTGGCACAACTGAGGATTGAACAGTATCTGGAGGACACGGAGTCGGAACGAAAATCCCCGACGAGGGCAACGGCCGAGTGGCGGTTATCGTTGGCGATGGATCTGGATGAAGCCGGCCCGCTGCACTTCGATGTTGCCCTGCGGCAGCAGGCGGTCAGTGCCCGGCTCTGGGCAGAGAAACAGACGACCCTGCGCCGGGTGAATCAGGAACTGCCCGCACTGCGGCAATGCCTGGCCGACCTGGGTCTGGAGGTGACAGACCTGGAATGCCGCCGCGGCACACCCCAGAGCAGCGTCACCCGACTCGAACACAGACTGGTGGATACCCGGGCATGA
- the ccmA gene encoding cytochrome c biogenesis heme-transporting ATPase CcmA — MSEPLLQAVNLECERDDRVLFRDLSFSILPASLIRVEGPNGSGKTTLLRILAGLNDSYSGDLLWRGKSRHGYREEFLRNMLYLGHRPGIKPLLTPMENLRALMDGRRSVPDKILWQALEGTGLGGFQTVPCRNLSAGQQRRVALARLLIADEPLWILDEVFTAIDIQGVAALERLLVERVENGGAIVVTTHHDLRLPSMQRVTLGGGDGYGH, encoded by the coding sequence ATGTCTGAGCCGTTACTACAGGCTGTCAATCTTGAGTGTGAACGTGATGACCGGGTACTGTTCCGGGACCTCTCGTTTTCCATACTGCCCGCTAGTCTGATCCGTGTCGAGGGCCCGAACGGTTCCGGCAAGACCACCCTGTTGCGAATACTGGCCGGACTGAACGACAGTTACAGTGGCGACTTGCTCTGGCGCGGTAAAAGTCGCCATGGATACCGGGAAGAATTTCTCCGCAATATGCTCTATCTCGGCCACCGCCCCGGAATCAAGCCCCTGCTCACCCCCATGGAAAACCTGCGTGCCCTTATGGATGGCCGCCGGTCAGTGCCGGACAAGATTCTGTGGCAGGCACTGGAGGGCACCGGGCTTGGTGGTTTCCAGACGGTGCCCTGCCGTAATCTCTCCGCGGGCCAGCAGCGACGTGTAGCCCTCGCCAGGCTGCTGATAGCGGATGAGCCGCTGTGGATACTGGACGAAGTATTCACCGCGATTGATATTCAGGGCGTGGCCGCCCTCGAGAGGTTGCTGGTTGAGCGGGTGGAGAATGGCGGCGCCATCGTCGTCACAACGCACCATGATTTGCGGCTGCCCTCAATGCAAAGGGTTACCCTGGGCGGAGGCGACGGTTATGGCCACTGA
- the ccmB gene encoding heme exporter protein CcmB codes for MATEFTVSLRSPEVSVGTATAMKAVFVRDLKTAFRQPQDLLNPLLFFVMVVSLFPLGVSPEVSFLQQAGSGILWVAALLSVLLSLDHLYRHDFDDGTLEQLVLQPQPLFLLVLAKSLAHWVLTGLPLVLLTPVLGVMVHLEGNSVAVLCLTLLIGTPVLSLIGSIGAALTLGLRSAGVLLSLLIIPLYIPVLIFGTGTVMAASEGAPVAGQLALMGAFLVLALTLAPFASAAALRISLSNS; via the coding sequence ATGGCCACTGAGTTCACCGTCAGCCTGCGCTCCCCCGAGGTATCGGTAGGCACAGCAACCGCCATGAAAGCAGTCTTTGTCCGGGACCTGAAAACAGCGTTCCGTCAGCCCCAGGATCTGCTCAATCCATTACTGTTCTTCGTGATGGTAGTAAGCCTCTTCCCCCTTGGGGTTAGCCCGGAAGTGTCATTCCTCCAGCAGGCCGGCAGCGGTATCCTGTGGGTGGCGGCATTGCTGTCAGTGCTGCTGTCACTGGACCACCTGTACCGGCATGATTTCGACGATGGCACGCTGGAGCAATTGGTACTTCAGCCGCAGCCACTGTTTCTGCTGGTGCTGGCCAAATCCCTGGCGCACTGGGTACTGACGGGGTTACCACTGGTACTGCTGACGCCGGTTCTTGGGGTAATGGTGCACCTGGAAGGGAACTCTGTTGCGGTATTGTGTCTAACGCTGCTGATCGGAACGCCCGTGCTCAGCCTGATAGGCTCCATCGGGGCAGCGTTAACGCTTGGTTTGCGGTCGGCAGGGGTGCTCTTGTCACTGCTGATCATTCCGCTGTACATTCCGGTGCTGATTTTCGGTACCGGAACAGTGATGGCCGCCTCCGAGGGTGCGCCGGTGGCGGGACAGCTGGCACTGATGGGGGCGTTTCTGGTGCTGGCCCTGACATTGGCGCCCTTCGCATCGGCAGCCGCTTTACGGATCAGTCTGTCCAACAGTTAA
- a CDS encoding heme ABC transporter permease, producing MWQIFHKLGSPKWFFGIASTLMPWLLWVGVALLAAGIGWGLAFAPQDYLQGNSYRIIFIHVPSAFLAQSVYIMMAVAGLVTLVWRMKLADVFVKAVAPVGAVLTFLALFTGAVWGKPTWGTWWIWDARLTSMLILLFLYFGVIALGAAISDEKSSARAVAVLVLVGVVNIPIIKYSVEWWNTLHQPATFKLTEKPSMPAEMWVPLLLSVLGLYMIFGWLACLRMQTEILMRESRTRWVKELVQAGGN from the coding sequence ATGTGGCAAATTTTTCACAAGCTGGGCTCGCCGAAGTGGTTTTTCGGTATTGCGTCAACATTGATGCCCTGGCTGCTTTGGGTTGGCGTCGCGCTGTTGGCAGCAGGTATCGGCTGGGGGCTCGCCTTTGCGCCCCAGGATTACCTGCAGGGCAATAGTTACCGCATTATTTTTATTCATGTGCCCTCGGCCTTTCTGGCCCAGTCTGTCTACATCATGATGGCGGTAGCAGGCCTGGTGACCCTGGTCTGGCGTATGAAACTGGCCGATGTTTTTGTCAAAGCCGTCGCACCGGTGGGAGCCGTTCTGACCTTTCTGGCCCTGTTTACCGGGGCGGTCTGGGGTAAACCGACCTGGGGAACCTGGTGGATATGGGATGCCCGGCTTACCTCGATGCTGATCCTGTTGTTTCTGTATTTCGGTGTGATAGCTTTAGGTGCAGCCATATCGGACGAGAAGTCGTCGGCGCGGGCGGTTGCTGTTCTGGTGCTGGTGGGTGTCGTGAATATACCTATCATCAAATACTCCGTGGAGTGGTGGAATACCCTTCATCAGCCCGCAACCTTCAAGCTGACGGAAAAGCCAAGCATGCCTGCGGAAATGTGGGTGCCACTGTTACTCTCGGTACTGGGGCTGTATATGATTTTCGGCTGGCTGGCCTGTTTGCGGATGCAGACCGAGATACTGATGCGGGAAAGTCGCACCCGCTGGGTGAAAGAACTGGTTCAGGCAGGGGGGAACTGA
- the ccmD gene encoding heme exporter protein CcmD codes for MAFDSFGAFIAMEGHGPYVWTCYFVFFLLMGAVALWSLRQRRSVIAQQRRQMDITPARDMSPAGASFTRIEPSQD; via the coding sequence ATGGCATTTGACTCGTTCGGCGCCTTCATCGCTATGGAAGGGCACGGTCCCTATGTGTGGACCTGTTACTTCGTGTTCTTCCTGTTAATGGGTGCCGTTGCACTGTGGTCACTGCGTCAGCGTCGTTCCGTTATTGCCCAACAGCGCCGCCAGATGGATATTACGCCAGCACGGGACATGAGCCCGGCCGGCGCCAGCTTTACCCGAATTGAACCTTCACAAGACTGA